From Humibacter ginsenosidimutans, a single genomic window includes:
- the mraY gene encoding phospho-N-acetylmuramoyl-pentapeptide-transferase, with amino-acid sequence MRALLTAGALSLAFSLFLTPVFVKLFHRLNWGQFIRDDGPQSHHAKRGTATMGGIVIILATLVGYFVAVLINGGDGLSVSPLLVLFMMVGLGVVGFVDDFMKTRKQRSLGLGGWSKVLGQVIVATVFGILAINFPSREGVTPASTEISFIRDLPIDLMVLGGIPIVGIILYLIWINLIATAASNSVNVTDGLDGLATGASILAIGSYIIIGFWQFNQSCFSDSIDKDNLFKCYTVRDPLDLAVVAAAIVGALVGFLWWNTSPAQIFLGDTGSLALGGALAALAILSHTELLLVLIGGLFVIESGSVILQRAYFKATRGKRIFRMSPIHHHFELKGWAEVTVVVRFWIIGGLLVAAGVGSFYLEWLSRTS; translated from the coding sequence GTGAGGGCACTACTGACCGCAGGCGCTCTGTCGCTCGCCTTCTCGCTCTTCTTGACGCCCGTGTTCGTCAAGCTCTTCCATCGGCTCAACTGGGGCCAGTTCATCCGCGACGACGGACCGCAGTCGCATCATGCCAAGCGTGGAACGGCCACCATGGGCGGCATCGTCATCATTCTGGCCACGCTGGTCGGATACTTCGTCGCCGTGTTGATCAACGGCGGCGACGGTCTGTCCGTCTCGCCGCTGCTCGTGCTGTTCATGATGGTCGGGCTCGGGGTGGTCGGCTTCGTCGACGACTTCATGAAGACGCGCAAGCAGCGCAGTCTCGGGCTCGGCGGCTGGTCGAAGGTGTTGGGCCAGGTCATCGTGGCGACGGTGTTCGGCATCCTCGCCATCAACTTCCCGAGCCGAGAAGGGGTCACACCGGCGTCGACCGAGATCTCCTTCATCAGGGACCTGCCGATCGACCTCATGGTGCTCGGCGGCATCCCGATCGTCGGCATCATCCTCTACCTCATCTGGATCAACCTCATCGCCACGGCCGCGTCGAACAGCGTCAATGTGACCGACGGCCTCGACGGCCTGGCGACGGGCGCGTCGATCCTGGCGATCGGGTCGTACATCATCATCGGGTTCTGGCAGTTCAATCAGTCCTGTTTCAGCGACTCGATCGACAAGGACAACCTTTTCAAGTGCTACACGGTGCGCGACCCGCTCGACCTCGCGGTGGTCGCCGCCGCGATCGTGGGCGCACTCGTCGGATTCCTGTGGTGGAACACGTCGCCTGCGCAGATCTTCCTCGGCGACACCGGCTCACTCGCCCTCGGTGGGGCGCTCGCAGCGCTGGCGATCCTCAGCCACACCGAGCTTCTGCTCGTCCTCATCGGCGGCCTGTTCGTGATCGAGAGCGGCTCGGTCATCCTGCAGCGGGCGTACTTCAAGGCCACGCGCGGCAAACGGATCTTCCGCATGAGTCCGATCCACCACCACTTCGAGCTCAAGGGCTGGGCCGAGGTGACGGTGGTCGTGCGGTTCTGGATCATCGGCGGGTTGCTCGTGGCGGCCGGCGTCGGCTCCTTCTACCTCGAGTGGTTGTCGAGAACCTCGTGA